From Toxotes jaculatrix isolate fToxJac2 chromosome 1, fToxJac2.pri, whole genome shotgun sequence, a single genomic window includes:
- the LOC121182198 gene encoding LIM domain only protein 7-like isoform X1: protein MEWRQQTSVSCADAFNEAQRWIEEVTGKLFGCNDFRAALENGVLLCDLINQLKPGIIKRVNRLSTPIAGLDNVNVFLKACGKLGLNESQLFHPGDLQDLSTRVTLRRDESNRRLKNVLITIYWLGRKAHLDTFYSGPQLNFKAFEGLLGLALSKALDEGSNVFVKDSGYRDCWYPEREEHQRMRPSYKRENSVDSVDSLDSRALRPNSEGCGSDAEAEQVFRMENILPPAHQSKGHLPPPLLRRKQAQHENGRDCASPLARPYQNQVRPERPVQVNPGWIWSKSLSDIPMVYPVRKFANESTTYDVAQAINTAREWNQENTRKSSVAAKDSEAQWQDDLTKWKNRRRSTKSDLRRKSQDREHVISQMTNGAVTNFEKNDAQGNQLKRDQQSPRKHNPAPRVYSTSPPSKSSSSDLRPHTRALLARSYASEAPFSPTATLIPQNTAHSQGSLVGAMPASDGNILGEETHFASLASDGAGVTTPSLDCPFSSQTQVKAQGSPAPFHPTSELAQPESIFTSQISTLVTTIQPNETTKSKSPRDPTTSILSPDAVNQTAVDALEGLSHQNHKSQEESQKTSWEPAVEQGRGQQATGAYKYLARTGSWSGSASLPRGYRRSEGSSRLSSAITARPFGTKQSRMSSLPRLCNVDDSQGLLLNSKKEECLSPPTKSLLKRQTATGHLRGQYQASIRQKKANQAQQHGTEQGEEGKGASLFSQTSLQTNGYHHQPYTQTQFLPQPYSNLQSHHHNKSSTLSSSKVDHSDMRVSLILKPNSRPDFGFQTHWDSTGARVKFIQPGSPAELCQLCVDDEIVAVDGVAVAYMNYDQWKDKMTSALQTGSLTMDIRRYGNKDWSTNEGSHHNQPGQSRMTLNLTSGAPILIGCPDHHANSTASAETTVTKASKFNGQTDNVIQGKVMDGGLADSHRKARSKGGSESAISDLQVPSLSPSSSSWSWDREEDRRRQEKWQEEQERLLQEQYQRDQERLAEEWRRAQQDAVGDLCRKSGQNTFQMTNGGESPASTQLNANALTNKTREQQSSERDELKEAGSKPRSNAQGVQNDKITEQDWAVESCGFAQLSPAHRAKSLSTPALAGPHKQTRGDQRKRKGQSKAEQERQQILEEMKKRTQLLTDNSWIRQRSSSFYKEPVYVGVPLKRYESLDNLDTLRQSPVAAATFSYPRPHSAAAGYCVPSRNSSSRYSTGATLSQRNTPTDSPHHGSVWAATEISEELRTESRFEFETGSPTVSSAISNSSTLVPPPCDKHAVLQITE from the exons GTTCTGATCACTATCTACTGGTTGGGCCGCAAAGCTCACCTAGACACATTCTACAGTGGTCCTCAGCTTAACTTCAAGGCCTTTGAAGGACTGTTAGGATTGGCCTTGTCCAAG GCTCTAGATGAGGGCAgtaatgtgtttgtgaaagacAGCGGGTACAGAGACTGCTGGTacccagagagggaggaacatCAGCGCATGAGACCGAGCTATAAGAGAGAGAACTCTGTGGACAGTGTGGACTCTCTGGACTCTCGAGCCCTCCGTCCAAACAGTGAAG GTTGTGGAAGTGACGCAGAAGCTGAGCAGGTTTTCAGGATGGAGAACATACTGCCCCCAGCCCATCAAAGCAAAGGCCATCTCCCACCACCACTTCTAAGAAGAAAACAAGCACAGCATGAGAATGGAAGGGACTGTGCCAGTCCTCTCGCCAG ACCATATCAAAACCAGGTCAGGCCTGAGAGACCAGTTCAGGTCAACCCTGGCTGGATTTG GAGCAAATCACTCAGTGACATCCCGATGGTATATCCGGTGCGTAAATTTGCTAACGAGAGTACCACTTATGATGTGGCCCAGGCCATTAACACGGCAAGGGAGTGGAATCAAGAAAACACACGGAAGAGCAGTGTTGCTGCCAAGGATAGTGAAGCTCAGTGGCAGGAT GACTTGACAAAGTGGAAGAATCGTCGCAGGAGCACCAAGTCTGACCTCCGCAGGAAGTCGCAAGACAGAGAGCATGTCATTAGCCAGATGACCAACGGGGCTGTTACTAACTTTGAGAAGAATGATGCACAAGGCAACCAGCTAAAGAG AGACCAGCAGTCACCACGCAAGCATAACCCTGCCCCCCGTGTTTattccacctctcctccatcaAAATCCTCAAGCTCTGATCTCCGGCCACATACTCGAGCTCTGCTGGCCCGCAGCTACGCCTCTGAGGCACCTTTCAGCCCCACGGCCACACTTATCCCCCAAAACACAGCCCACAGTCAG GGATCATTGGTTGGAGCCATGCCTGCCTCAGATGGGAACATCTTGGGAGAGGAGACCCACTTTGCCTCCTTGGCGTCAGATGGAGCAGGAGTTACCACACCCTCTCTGGATTGCCCTTTCAGCTCCCAGACCCAAGTCAAAGCCCAGGGCAGCCCAGCTCCTTTCCACCCCACATCTGAACTGGCCCAGCCTGAAAGTATTTTTACAAGCCAAATCTCTACTCTGGTCACAACCATACAGCCAAACGAGACCACAAAATCCAAAAGCCCCAGGGATCCTACCACATCTATTTTGAGCCCTGATGCAGTTAATCAAACAGCAGTTGATGCTCTGGAGGGCTTGTCCCACCAGAACCATAAGTCCCAGGAAGAGAGTCAGAAGACATCTTGGGAGCCAGCTGTGGAGCAAGGTAGAGGCCAGCAGGCTACAGGAGCCTACAAGTACTTGGCCAGAACCGGGTCATGGTCCGGCTCAGCCAGCCTTCCCCGTGGTTACCGGCGGTCCGAGGGCTCATCCCGTCTTTCTTCTGCAATCACAGCTAGGCCCTTTGGGACCAAGCAGTCGAGGATGTCCTCGCTGCCAAGGCTGTGCAAT gtAGATGACAGCCAGGGTCTGCTGTTGAATAGTAAGAAAGAAGAATGTCTCTCTCCACCCACCAAATCTTTGCTCAAAAGACAGACTGCAACCGGCCATCTGAGGGGTCAATACCAGGCTTCGATCAGACAGAAGAAAGCCAACCAGGCACAGCAGCATGGTACAGaacagggggaggaggggaaaggggCCAGTCTCTTCAGCCAGACCTCCCTCCAGACCAATGGCTATCACCATCAGCCCTACACCCAAACCCAGTTCCTACCGCAGCCTTATTCAAATCTGCAGTCCCACCACCACAACAAAAGCTCGACTCTGTCGTCTTCAAAG gtggatCACAGTGACATGAGAGTGAGCCTTATTCTTAAACCCAACAGTAGACCAGACTTTGGTTTCCAGACTCACTGGGACTCCACAGGGGCGAGAGTAAAATTCATTCAACCCG GCAGTCCAGCAGAGCTCTGCCAACTGTGCGTGGATGATGAGATTGTGGCTGTTGATGGAGTTGCAGTGGCATACATGAACTACGACCAGTGGAAGGACAAAATGACATCTGCCCTGCAAACCGGCAGCCTCACCATGGATATCCGACGCTATGGCAACAAGG ATTGGAGCACCAATGAGGGGAGTCATCACAACCAGCCAGGCCAGAGCAGGATGACCCTCAATCTTACTTCTGGAGCACCCATTCTGATAGGTTGTCCAGATCACCATGCCAACAGCACTGCCTCTGCAGAAACCACAGTCACGAAAGCGTCGAAATTCAATGGGCAGACAGACAAT GTTATACAAGGTAAAGTCATGGATGGAGGGCTTGCTGACAGCCACAGGAAAGCCAGAAGTAAAG GAGGTTCAGAATCTGCAATATCTGAT CTCCAGGTGCCATCCCTCAGCCCCTCCTCATCCAGCTGGTCGTGGGACCGTGAGGAGGATCGAAGGCGTCAGGAAAAGTGGCAGGAAGAGCAGGAGCGCCTCCTACAG gagcaATACCAGCGGGATCAGGAGAGGCTGGCAGAAGAGTGGCGAAGGGCACAACAAGATGCAGTGGGGGACTTATGCAGGAAGTCAGGG cAGAACACCTTCCAGATGACCAATGGCGGTGAGAGCCCTGCCAGCACCCAGCTCAATGCAAATGCTCTGACAAACAAAACGAGAGAACAGCAGAGCTCTGAAAGAGATGAGCTGAAAGAAGCAGGATCAAAACCTCGAAGTAATGCACAAGGAGTGCAGAATGACAAGATTACTGAACAAGACTG GGCTGTGGAATCTTGTGGCTTTGCTCAGCTGTCTCCCGCACACAG GGCAAAGTCCTTGTCTACTCCAGCATTAGCTGGCCCCCATAAACAGACAAGAG GTgatcagaggaaaagaaaaggacagtCTAAGGCTGAGCAGGAAAGGCAGCAGATtttggaggagatgaagaaaaggACTCAGCTTCTGACCGACAACAGCTGGATACGTCAGCgcagcagcagcttttacaAGGAACCAGTCTATGTTGGGGTTCCTCTGAAGAG GTATGAGTCTCTTGATAACCTGGATACTTTGCGTCAGTCTCCAGTCGCTGCCGCCACATTCAGTTACCCTCGTCCCCATTCAGCCGCTGCAGGTTACTGTGTTCCGAGCAGGAACTCCTCCTCCCGTTACAGCACTGGAGCAACGTTATCGCAGAGAAATACACCCACTGACTCCCCTCATCATGGCAG tgtgtgGGCTGCCACCGAAATCTCGGAGGAACTGAGAACGGAGTCCAGGTTCGAATTCGAAACAGGAAGCCCTACTGTGAGCTCTGCTATTTCCAACTCAAGT ACACTGGTACCTCCTCCATGTGACAAGCATGCCGTGCTCCAGATTACAGAGTAA
- the LOC121182198 gene encoding LIM domain only protein 7-like isoform X4 encodes MEWRQQTSVSCADAFNEAQRWIEEVTGKLFGCNDFRAALENGVLLCDLINQLKPGIIKRVNRLSTPIAGLDNVNVFLKACGKLGLNESQLFHPGDLQDLSTRVTLRRDESNRRLKNVLITIYWLGRKAHLDTFYSGPQLNFKAFEGLLGLALSKALDEGSNVFVKDSGYRDCWYPEREEHQRMRPSYKRENSVDSVDSLDSRALRPNSEGCGSDAEAEQVFRMENILPPAHQSKGHLPPPLLRRKQAQHENGRDCASPLARPYQNQVRPERPVQVNPGWIWSKSLSDIPMVYPVRKFANESTTYDVAQAINTAREWNQENTRKSSVAAKDSEAQWQDDLTKWKNRRRSTKSDLRRKSQDREHVISQMTNGAVTNFEKNDAQGNQLKRDQQSPRKHNPAPRVYSTSPPSKSSSSDLRPHTRALLARSYASEAPFSPTATLIPQNTAHSQGSLVGAMPASDGNILGEETHFASLASDGAGVTTPSLDCPFSSQTQVKAQGSPAPFHPTSELAQPESIFTSQISTLVTTIQPNETTKSKSPRDPTTSILSPDAVNQTAVDALEGLSHQNHKSQEESQKTSWEPAVEQGRGQQATGAYKYLARTGSWSGSASLPRGYRRSEGSSRLSSAITARPFGTKQSRMSSLPRLCNVDDSQGLLLNSKKEECLSPPTKSLLKRQTATGHLRGQYQASIRQKKANQAQQHGTEQGEEGKGASLFSQTSLQTNGYHHQPYTQTQFLPQPYSNLQSHHHNKSSTLSSSKVDHSDMRVSLILKPNSRPDFGFQTHWDSTGARVKFIQPGSPAELCQLCVDDEIVAVDGVAVAYMNYDQWKDKMTSALQTGSLTMDIRRYGNKGGSESAISDLQVPSLSPSSSSWSWDREEDRRRQEKWQEEQERLLQEQYQRDQERLAEEWRRAQQDAVGDLCRKSGQNTFQMTNGGESPASTQLNANALTNKTREQQSSERDELKEAGSKPRSNAQGVQNDKITEQDWAVESCGFAQLSPAHRAKSLSTPALAGPHKQTRGDQRKRKGQSKAEQERQQILEEMKKRTQLLTDNSWIRQRSSSFYKEPVYVGVPLKRYESLDNLDTLRQSPVAAATFSYPRPHSAAAGYCVPSRNSSSRYSTGATLSQRNTPTDSPHHGSVWAATEISEELRTESRFEFETGSPTVSSAISNSSTLVPPPCDKHAVLQITE; translated from the exons GTTCTGATCACTATCTACTGGTTGGGCCGCAAAGCTCACCTAGACACATTCTACAGTGGTCCTCAGCTTAACTTCAAGGCCTTTGAAGGACTGTTAGGATTGGCCTTGTCCAAG GCTCTAGATGAGGGCAgtaatgtgtttgtgaaagacAGCGGGTACAGAGACTGCTGGTacccagagagggaggaacatCAGCGCATGAGACCGAGCTATAAGAGAGAGAACTCTGTGGACAGTGTGGACTCTCTGGACTCTCGAGCCCTCCGTCCAAACAGTGAAG GTTGTGGAAGTGACGCAGAAGCTGAGCAGGTTTTCAGGATGGAGAACATACTGCCCCCAGCCCATCAAAGCAAAGGCCATCTCCCACCACCACTTCTAAGAAGAAAACAAGCACAGCATGAGAATGGAAGGGACTGTGCCAGTCCTCTCGCCAG ACCATATCAAAACCAGGTCAGGCCTGAGAGACCAGTTCAGGTCAACCCTGGCTGGATTTG GAGCAAATCACTCAGTGACATCCCGATGGTATATCCGGTGCGTAAATTTGCTAACGAGAGTACCACTTATGATGTGGCCCAGGCCATTAACACGGCAAGGGAGTGGAATCAAGAAAACACACGGAAGAGCAGTGTTGCTGCCAAGGATAGTGAAGCTCAGTGGCAGGAT GACTTGACAAAGTGGAAGAATCGTCGCAGGAGCACCAAGTCTGACCTCCGCAGGAAGTCGCAAGACAGAGAGCATGTCATTAGCCAGATGACCAACGGGGCTGTTACTAACTTTGAGAAGAATGATGCACAAGGCAACCAGCTAAAGAG AGACCAGCAGTCACCACGCAAGCATAACCCTGCCCCCCGTGTTTattccacctctcctccatcaAAATCCTCAAGCTCTGATCTCCGGCCACATACTCGAGCTCTGCTGGCCCGCAGCTACGCCTCTGAGGCACCTTTCAGCCCCACGGCCACACTTATCCCCCAAAACACAGCCCACAGTCAG GGATCATTGGTTGGAGCCATGCCTGCCTCAGATGGGAACATCTTGGGAGAGGAGACCCACTTTGCCTCCTTGGCGTCAGATGGAGCAGGAGTTACCACACCCTCTCTGGATTGCCCTTTCAGCTCCCAGACCCAAGTCAAAGCCCAGGGCAGCCCAGCTCCTTTCCACCCCACATCTGAACTGGCCCAGCCTGAAAGTATTTTTACAAGCCAAATCTCTACTCTGGTCACAACCATACAGCCAAACGAGACCACAAAATCCAAAAGCCCCAGGGATCCTACCACATCTATTTTGAGCCCTGATGCAGTTAATCAAACAGCAGTTGATGCTCTGGAGGGCTTGTCCCACCAGAACCATAAGTCCCAGGAAGAGAGTCAGAAGACATCTTGGGAGCCAGCTGTGGAGCAAGGTAGAGGCCAGCAGGCTACAGGAGCCTACAAGTACTTGGCCAGAACCGGGTCATGGTCCGGCTCAGCCAGCCTTCCCCGTGGTTACCGGCGGTCCGAGGGCTCATCCCGTCTTTCTTCTGCAATCACAGCTAGGCCCTTTGGGACCAAGCAGTCGAGGATGTCCTCGCTGCCAAGGCTGTGCAAT gtAGATGACAGCCAGGGTCTGCTGTTGAATAGTAAGAAAGAAGAATGTCTCTCTCCACCCACCAAATCTTTGCTCAAAAGACAGACTGCAACCGGCCATCTGAGGGGTCAATACCAGGCTTCGATCAGACAGAAGAAAGCCAACCAGGCACAGCAGCATGGTACAGaacagggggaggaggggaaaggggCCAGTCTCTTCAGCCAGACCTCCCTCCAGACCAATGGCTATCACCATCAGCCCTACACCCAAACCCAGTTCCTACCGCAGCCTTATTCAAATCTGCAGTCCCACCACCACAACAAAAGCTCGACTCTGTCGTCTTCAAAG gtggatCACAGTGACATGAGAGTGAGCCTTATTCTTAAACCCAACAGTAGACCAGACTTTGGTTTCCAGACTCACTGGGACTCCACAGGGGCGAGAGTAAAATTCATTCAACCCG GCAGTCCAGCAGAGCTCTGCCAACTGTGCGTGGATGATGAGATTGTGGCTGTTGATGGAGTTGCAGTGGCATACATGAACTACGACCAGTGGAAGGACAAAATGACATCTGCCCTGCAAACCGGCAGCCTCACCATGGATATCCGACGCTATGGCAACAAGG GAGGTTCAGAATCTGCAATATCTGAT CTCCAGGTGCCATCCCTCAGCCCCTCCTCATCCAGCTGGTCGTGGGACCGTGAGGAGGATCGAAGGCGTCAGGAAAAGTGGCAGGAAGAGCAGGAGCGCCTCCTACAG gagcaATACCAGCGGGATCAGGAGAGGCTGGCAGAAGAGTGGCGAAGGGCACAACAAGATGCAGTGGGGGACTTATGCAGGAAGTCAGGG cAGAACACCTTCCAGATGACCAATGGCGGTGAGAGCCCTGCCAGCACCCAGCTCAATGCAAATGCTCTGACAAACAAAACGAGAGAACAGCAGAGCTCTGAAAGAGATGAGCTGAAAGAAGCAGGATCAAAACCTCGAAGTAATGCACAAGGAGTGCAGAATGACAAGATTACTGAACAAGACTG GGCTGTGGAATCTTGTGGCTTTGCTCAGCTGTCTCCCGCACACAG GGCAAAGTCCTTGTCTACTCCAGCATTAGCTGGCCCCCATAAACAGACAAGAG GTgatcagaggaaaagaaaaggacagtCTAAGGCTGAGCAGGAAAGGCAGCAGATtttggaggagatgaagaaaaggACTCAGCTTCTGACCGACAACAGCTGGATACGTCAGCgcagcagcagcttttacaAGGAACCAGTCTATGTTGGGGTTCCTCTGAAGAG GTATGAGTCTCTTGATAACCTGGATACTTTGCGTCAGTCTCCAGTCGCTGCCGCCACATTCAGTTACCCTCGTCCCCATTCAGCCGCTGCAGGTTACTGTGTTCCGAGCAGGAACTCCTCCTCCCGTTACAGCACTGGAGCAACGTTATCGCAGAGAAATACACCCACTGACTCCCCTCATCATGGCAG tgtgtgGGCTGCCACCGAAATCTCGGAGGAACTGAGAACGGAGTCCAGGTTCGAATTCGAAACAGGAAGCCCTACTGTGAGCTCTGCTATTTCCAACTCAAGT ACACTGGTACCTCCTCCATGTGACAAGCATGCCGTGCTCCAGATTACAGAGTAA
- the LOC121182198 gene encoding LIM domain only protein 7-like isoform X3 translates to MEWRQQTSVSCADAFNEAQRWIEEVTGKLFGCNDFRAALENGVLLCDLINQLKPGIIKRVNRLSTPIAGLDNVNVFLKACGKLGLNESQLFHPGDLQDLSTRVTLRRDESNRRLKNVLITIYWLGRKAHLDTFYSGPQLNFKAFEGLLGLALSKALDEGSNVFVKDSGYRDCWYPEREEHQRMRPSYKRENSVDSVDSLDSRALRPNSEGCGSDAEAEQVFRMENILPPAHQSKGHLPPPLLRRKQAQHENGRDCASPLARPYQNQVRPERPVQVNPGWIWSKSLSDIPMVYPVRKFANESTTYDVAQAINTAREWNQENTRKSSVAAKDSEAQWQDDLTKWKNRRRSTKSDLRRKSQDREHVISQMTNGAVTNFEKNDAQGNQLKRDQQSPRKHNPAPRVYSTSPPSKSSSSDLRPHTRALLARSYASEAPFSPTATLIPQNTAHSQGSLVGAMPASDGNILGEETHFASLASDGAGVTTPSLDCPFSSQTQVKAQGSPAPFHPTSELAQPESIFTSQISTLVTTIQPNETTKSKSPRDPTTSILSPDAVNQTAVDALEGLSHQNHKSQEESQKTSWEPAVEQGRGQQATGAYKYLARTGSWSGSASLPRGYRRSEGSSRLSSAITARPFGTKQSRMSSLPRLCNVDDSQGLLLNSKKEECLSPPTKSLLKRQTATGHLRGQYQASIRQKKANQAQQHGTEQGEEGKGASLFSQTSLQTNGYHHQPYTQTQFLPQPYSNLQSHHHNKSSTLSSSKVDHSDMRVSLILKPNSRPDFGFQTHWDSTGARVKFIQPGSPAELCQLCVDDEIVAVDGVAVAYMNYDQWKDKMTSALQTGSLTMDIRRYGNKDWSTNEGSHHNQPGQSRMTLNLTSGAPILIGCPDHHANSTASAETTVTKASKFNGQTDNVIQGKVMDGGLADSHRKARSKGGSESAISDLQVPSLSPSSSSWSWDREEDRRRQEKWQEEQERLLQEQYQRDQERLAEEWRRAQQDAVGDLCRKSGQNTFQMTNGGESPASTQLNANALTNKTREQQSSERDELKEAGSKPRSNAQGVQNDKITEQDWAKSLSTPALAGPHKQTRGDQRKRKGQSKAEQERQQILEEMKKRTQLLTDNSWIRQRSSSFYKEPVYVGVPLKRYESLDNLDTLRQSPVAAATFSYPRPHSAAAGYCVPSRNSSSRYSTGATLSQRNTPTDSPHHGSVWAATEISEELRTESRFEFETGSPTVSSAISNSSTLVPPPCDKHAVLQITE, encoded by the exons GTTCTGATCACTATCTACTGGTTGGGCCGCAAAGCTCACCTAGACACATTCTACAGTGGTCCTCAGCTTAACTTCAAGGCCTTTGAAGGACTGTTAGGATTGGCCTTGTCCAAG GCTCTAGATGAGGGCAgtaatgtgtttgtgaaagacAGCGGGTACAGAGACTGCTGGTacccagagagggaggaacatCAGCGCATGAGACCGAGCTATAAGAGAGAGAACTCTGTGGACAGTGTGGACTCTCTGGACTCTCGAGCCCTCCGTCCAAACAGTGAAG GTTGTGGAAGTGACGCAGAAGCTGAGCAGGTTTTCAGGATGGAGAACATACTGCCCCCAGCCCATCAAAGCAAAGGCCATCTCCCACCACCACTTCTAAGAAGAAAACAAGCACAGCATGAGAATGGAAGGGACTGTGCCAGTCCTCTCGCCAG ACCATATCAAAACCAGGTCAGGCCTGAGAGACCAGTTCAGGTCAACCCTGGCTGGATTTG GAGCAAATCACTCAGTGACATCCCGATGGTATATCCGGTGCGTAAATTTGCTAACGAGAGTACCACTTATGATGTGGCCCAGGCCATTAACACGGCAAGGGAGTGGAATCAAGAAAACACACGGAAGAGCAGTGTTGCTGCCAAGGATAGTGAAGCTCAGTGGCAGGAT GACTTGACAAAGTGGAAGAATCGTCGCAGGAGCACCAAGTCTGACCTCCGCAGGAAGTCGCAAGACAGAGAGCATGTCATTAGCCAGATGACCAACGGGGCTGTTACTAACTTTGAGAAGAATGATGCACAAGGCAACCAGCTAAAGAG AGACCAGCAGTCACCACGCAAGCATAACCCTGCCCCCCGTGTTTattccacctctcctccatcaAAATCCTCAAGCTCTGATCTCCGGCCACATACTCGAGCTCTGCTGGCCCGCAGCTACGCCTCTGAGGCACCTTTCAGCCCCACGGCCACACTTATCCCCCAAAACACAGCCCACAGTCAG GGATCATTGGTTGGAGCCATGCCTGCCTCAGATGGGAACATCTTGGGAGAGGAGACCCACTTTGCCTCCTTGGCGTCAGATGGAGCAGGAGTTACCACACCCTCTCTGGATTGCCCTTTCAGCTCCCAGACCCAAGTCAAAGCCCAGGGCAGCCCAGCTCCTTTCCACCCCACATCTGAACTGGCCCAGCCTGAAAGTATTTTTACAAGCCAAATCTCTACTCTGGTCACAACCATACAGCCAAACGAGACCACAAAATCCAAAAGCCCCAGGGATCCTACCACATCTATTTTGAGCCCTGATGCAGTTAATCAAACAGCAGTTGATGCTCTGGAGGGCTTGTCCCACCAGAACCATAAGTCCCAGGAAGAGAGTCAGAAGACATCTTGGGAGCCAGCTGTGGAGCAAGGTAGAGGCCAGCAGGCTACAGGAGCCTACAAGTACTTGGCCAGAACCGGGTCATGGTCCGGCTCAGCCAGCCTTCCCCGTGGTTACCGGCGGTCCGAGGGCTCATCCCGTCTTTCTTCTGCAATCACAGCTAGGCCCTTTGGGACCAAGCAGTCGAGGATGTCCTCGCTGCCAAGGCTGTGCAAT gtAGATGACAGCCAGGGTCTGCTGTTGAATAGTAAGAAAGAAGAATGTCTCTCTCCACCCACCAAATCTTTGCTCAAAAGACAGACTGCAACCGGCCATCTGAGGGGTCAATACCAGGCTTCGATCAGACAGAAGAAAGCCAACCAGGCACAGCAGCATGGTACAGaacagggggaggaggggaaaggggCCAGTCTCTTCAGCCAGACCTCCCTCCAGACCAATGGCTATCACCATCAGCCCTACACCCAAACCCAGTTCCTACCGCAGCCTTATTCAAATCTGCAGTCCCACCACCACAACAAAAGCTCGACTCTGTCGTCTTCAAAG gtggatCACAGTGACATGAGAGTGAGCCTTATTCTTAAACCCAACAGTAGACCAGACTTTGGTTTCCAGACTCACTGGGACTCCACAGGGGCGAGAGTAAAATTCATTCAACCCG GCAGTCCAGCAGAGCTCTGCCAACTGTGCGTGGATGATGAGATTGTGGCTGTTGATGGAGTTGCAGTGGCATACATGAACTACGACCAGTGGAAGGACAAAATGACATCTGCCCTGCAAACCGGCAGCCTCACCATGGATATCCGACGCTATGGCAACAAGG ATTGGAGCACCAATGAGGGGAGTCATCACAACCAGCCAGGCCAGAGCAGGATGACCCTCAATCTTACTTCTGGAGCACCCATTCTGATAGGTTGTCCAGATCACCATGCCAACAGCACTGCCTCTGCAGAAACCACAGTCACGAAAGCGTCGAAATTCAATGGGCAGACAGACAAT GTTATACAAGGTAAAGTCATGGATGGAGGGCTTGCTGACAGCCACAGGAAAGCCAGAAGTAAAG GAGGTTCAGAATCTGCAATATCTGAT CTCCAGGTGCCATCCCTCAGCCCCTCCTCATCCAGCTGGTCGTGGGACCGTGAGGAGGATCGAAGGCGTCAGGAAAAGTGGCAGGAAGAGCAGGAGCGCCTCCTACAG gagcaATACCAGCGGGATCAGGAGAGGCTGGCAGAAGAGTGGCGAAGGGCACAACAAGATGCAGTGGGGGACTTATGCAGGAAGTCAGGG cAGAACACCTTCCAGATGACCAATGGCGGTGAGAGCCCTGCCAGCACCCAGCTCAATGCAAATGCTCTGACAAACAAAACGAGAGAACAGCAGAGCTCTGAAAGAGATGAGCTGAAAGAAGCAGGATCAAAACCTCGAAGTAATGCACAAGGAGTGCAGAATGACAAGATTACTGAACAAGACTG GGCAAAGTCCTTGTCTACTCCAGCATTAGCTGGCCCCCATAAACAGACAAGAG GTgatcagaggaaaagaaaaggacagtCTAAGGCTGAGCAGGAAAGGCAGCAGATtttggaggagatgaagaaaaggACTCAGCTTCTGACCGACAACAGCTGGATACGTCAGCgcagcagcagcttttacaAGGAACCAGTCTATGTTGGGGTTCCTCTGAAGAG GTATGAGTCTCTTGATAACCTGGATACTTTGCGTCAGTCTCCAGTCGCTGCCGCCACATTCAGTTACCCTCGTCCCCATTCAGCCGCTGCAGGTTACTGTGTTCCGAGCAGGAACTCCTCCTCCCGTTACAGCACTGGAGCAACGTTATCGCAGAGAAATACACCCACTGACTCCCCTCATCATGGCAG tgtgtgGGCTGCCACCGAAATCTCGGAGGAACTGAGAACGGAGTCCAGGTTCGAATTCGAAACAGGAAGCCCTACTGTGAGCTCTGCTATTTCCAACTCAAGT ACACTGGTACCTCCTCCATGTGACAAGCATGCCGTGCTCCAGATTACAGAGTAA